A window of Acidobacteriota bacterium genomic DNA:
GCCCTTCCGGGCTGGGCTATTGTCTTTCGGCCGCGTTGCGGCCTGGTGTCCCAGCCGAGCACACGGAACCTGCCTCTTGCTACCTTCCCTTCTTCTTGGCGTTCTTCTTTGCGCCGCGACCCGCAACCGCTCGGTTATCAGCCGGCTTCAACTTCGCCAGCAATTTTTTAGATTCCGCAACGACTTCGGCTTCCTTAGCGTTGACGAGCCGTCTTATTTCTCGAGCTTCTCCGGTGTCTGGCATGTCTCCCCTTTCGACGCGAGGTTGTGGCGCCGTCCTGCTGATCCCACCTTTCGCGGACGCGAAAAGGTGGGGGCACCCAGACATTGTGGACCACGCGCCACCCAAAAACTAGTTGTGGGGCACCCGCAGCTTGCCTCTGCAAGTCTTCCCCTGTTAACCCGTTCTAGTTTCAGGCGTCTAACTAGCAGGGTGCTGAGGGTCCCATAACCGGGAACTTTCCTTCTCCCCGTGGGTTCTATCCCGGTGAAGGACGTAACTCCTTCACGGGCCACGGTATGCAAGCAGTGGTAAGGGAACCGGTTCCGGGTACCTGTTGTTCGGGCGCTCGCATCCTGCTAAGTTGGGGACACTAGCCATGGAACAGATGGCGGGAGCAGGGCAGTTGGGCGAACTGGTCAGTGCGTTGGCGGTGCGGTCGGAAGAGGCTTCGGTGGTCGAGGAGCTGAAGGCCGGCTCAGAAGACGCCTACGCCTGGCTGATCGCGCACTACCATCAGCCCATCTACAGCGTGGTGCATCGCATCCTGAACGATCCGGCGGATGCGGCGGACACGACGCAAGAGGTGTTCCTGAAGGTCTTCCGCGGGATCAAGCGCTTCGACGGGCGCTCCAGCCTGAAGACGTGGATGTACCGCATCGCCATCCACGAAGCCTCGAACCAGCGCCGCTGGTGGTTCCGCCACAAGAGCAAGGAGAGTTCGCTCGAAGCCGAGGAGTACGTCGACTCGAACGGCCACTTGCGTCCGAGCATGCGGATGGAAGAGGCGCTGGCCGATCCAGCGGAGTCGCCCTTCGAGAGCATGGCGCATGAAG
This region includes:
- a CDS encoding sigma-70 family RNA polymerase sigma factor; the encoded protein is MEQMAGAGQLGELVSALAVRSEEASVVEELKAGSEDAYAWLIAHYHQPIYSVVHRILNDPADAADTTQEVFLKVFRGIKRFDGRSSLKTWMYRIAIHEASNQRRWWFRHKSKESSLEAEEYVDSNGHLRPSMRMEEALADPAESPFESMAHEEVRARVEAELRRVPEPYRTVVVLRDIEQLSYEEIAEVLETSLGTVKSRLMRGRAALKKRLVRYVREAGPSLGVNEGLGMNSGLGMNEAKSLAGKPPQEREMKKQNRPAGEVEVAR